ATCAGGGGAGAGAGATTAGATGCTTTATGATTTATGAATGCCACGTGTCATCCATCAGGGTGGATCTCACCTGCTAGCCCGTGAGACCTGGTCTCATATAATTTTTTTCCGCCTAATACGTGGCCTACACCACCACGGTCCGCGGGTTCCTGGACCTCGTCGAGGCCGCGTGCGCCGCCCACGCCGTCGAGTGCCGCCCCGTCCAGAACTTGCTCTTCTCCGCCTGCCGCCTCGCCACCATCAACGACCTCCCCAACCAGCTCTACGACGTTGCCTAGGACGTCATCCTCATCGACGGCCCGCGCGGGTGGGCATCCAAGATCCAATTTTCGTTTTGGGGGAATCAGATTTCTCGCTCGAGCGAAAGAAGCAGCTCCCTGAATCTCGTCCAGTTTTGATGATCGCAGGTACGCGGCGTCGTCGTCGGGTCGGATGTCGGCGGTTTCACCGCGGGCATGCTGGCACGGGCCCGGAAGGAGGAGGGCGCCTCGACGGACATGCTGGTGCACGACTACGAGCGGGAGAGAGCGGGCGTGCTCCAGGGAGTTCCTGTGCGAGGAGAACCGCGTGCGGGCGTCCAGCACGCAGTCGGTGGCCCACTTCGTCATCCGCGGTGGGAGTGCCGTCTGTCGGGATGCCTTCTGCggtcgcgccgccgccaccgacacCGCATCGCAGCCAATGATGATGTCGGCATGTGGTGAAAAAGGGGCTTAAGTGAAAGCTCGACCAAGCTGTAAAAATTCGGTGACAGGAATTGTTGTGCTCACAGCTCACGCCATGGCGTCTGTTGCCCCTTTTCTTACTTTACTTTGTTTTTCCCTTCGTCAACTTTTGACGATGCCTGACAAGAACCAGAATGgcaaagaagaagagaaaataaaaCACAGAACAAAGAATGAACGCCGGAGAGCACTACTGTATATTTTCCCCCAAAATATGATGGGCAGTGGTGTGCTTGTTTCTGTTTGTATTGATCGCATGGTGGCCACCACTTCACCACGCATCTGACGGCGACTGTTTTATCCATGAGGTGGAGGATAAGGTATTCACCTCTAAAATCACACTTCGTTTTCCTGTTTCCATCTGAAATATAGATTACCAATATACTTCTCTCACTTGAATTTGCATATGAAAGCCGTATAAAATACTTGCACCGAACTGTATGATTTGTTGAGCCAGGTGTTGAGTCTGATACGGCATCTTTATGCTTTGAGAGCAGTGCATCTCTGAAATTCACAGTTTTGAACCGAAAGAGACACATCTAGACAATGGTTGCATGAGTGGTTCCAGTGTCATATACGCCAACATGGTAAGCATGTCTTCTTGTCTGATTCTAAGTTAGTTGTAAAAGTATTCCATGCTACTATTTTCTGACCAGAATTGGCTACCAGGTTGGAGATTGGGGATCGGATGCTGCGCCAAGAACAAGGGACCAAGGTGCTGAACTAACAGCAGGGGGAGGGTGATTCTTCAGGTACTAACATGGCCGTCGACTAGAGAATTAAGTTAACCGTTTGCTTTACTCGAAGCTCCAAATTGTAGTTATTTTATTCGTTCACTAATTTGGTATAATCCTAATCTAGGAGGATTATGATTGTATGATATGAGACCCTGACATTTAGCAATGATAAAAGTCTGACATTGAATGGTTCTTTTCGGAAGTACAGTTGTAAGATCTACAATTCTAGCTTCGACCTTTAGCTGGACAGTACTAACTGGGCATATAATTGATGATTTATGCACAACAAGATATTCTGTTGTTTTTAGTTTTTGAATCAGATTCATCTAGCCCTTTGTTGACTTTCTAATTGTTCCACCCTCTACCTCTGAAACTCAGAAATCAGAGAAAGGTAATTGGCATATCCCTATCACTGACGAAGATTTGCTAGAGAGGAAAAGGACCAGAATGTTTTTTCTATTGTTGGGGATATACATAATACATATAGATATATTTGGACCATTTATAATTTCTTGCCAAAAATATTAACTCTGTCCAGCAGTGGGCAGGAATTTGCTGAACCTAATTGAATGAAAGATTGATGGGAATCCGATTGAGAACCTTCTCTAACTAAATAGACTTATGAATGTTGTTTGATTAAAATACTGATTTAAGAATTTGGCGAATTTATAATTCTCTACATAATCAATTAGTGCATTGTTAGATCATCAAGTTATCCTAGACCACTTGGGGACAATATCATCAGACATCAATTTCTTGCATACTGCAATAATGCAAGTTTAAAAAGCCAGTTTTGTATGTTTCTTATTATCTCTGTGTTCACCTAACTGCCAAGAATCATAAAAGGAtgcaactaatgaggtagatttTTTTAATGCTTTTTTTTAAGTTTACGGATGTTGTATCTGATTAATAAAACATTGTTCAACCTTCTATGGGTCCACCTAGGGAGTTGCACAAATTGGGAACAACTTCCAGAACAGGCATCCAAGCATTTTGGTCTGCTACCAGTAAGCTGCCAGAGCAAGATAGCTGGGATGTCGAGTCCCTAGGGCAATGGTGAATCACAAATTGCCTGATGTTCGATGGGAAGCATCAAACAATACCAATGTCGAGTAGTAAGATCCGATTGTGCAGGCGATCAAGACAAGATAAGTGTGCGTGCATCCCCTTTTAGTCCAGATTTAGAAAAATATGATTTTTGCTATGATAGTTTCCATCATAGTTTGGTCCTTGAGACACTTCCATTGTATGCATGTGTGTTCCTTTTCTTTCCAGAGATATGCATGTCCATTGATTATTATTGGAATTGGTTCGACAAACAATGTATATGTGACAAATTTACTAAGATACTAATATGGAATGAAATAAATATCCGTGCTTTCTGACACAGAATCCCCTAGAAGGGTTAGGTACATATGATATGGATAGTCTTTTTCAATTTGATAAAATAAATCGACATCGTGTCTATTTTTCTTTGCTAAAGGGGTATTTCCATGTCGTATTGAATGATCACACTTAAATAAGGTGGTGAACACAGTGGAGATCTCGACCAGGGGAGGATAATTGGTGACATAGATGGAGTGCCGCATTGAAATAAAGGGCGTGGACCTGTGCGTTGTGATCGGGTGCTTTTTGttttcccgttgcaacgcacgggcgtgTTTACTAtaccttatatatatatatatatatatatatatatatatatatatatatatatatatatatatatatatatatactaataaaagaaataggTATTCTTAGTCCGTCATGCTATTTTATAGAAAACTCCCTGATGTTTCTGACATTAAACCCACAGTACATATCAAATGTTTTTTAGAATACTCATATCTTCTAAACCATAACTTCAAAGAAATAGGTATTCTTAGTCCGTCATGCTATTTTATAGAAAACTCTCTGATGTTTCTGACATTAAAACCACATTACATATCAAATGTTTTTTAGAATACTCATATCTTCTAAACCATAACTTCaaatttaacatgttatatatggaatttgattaaatatatatatagaatctgaatatgatgttattttacctGTTAACCATTTAAAAAAATACTATCTAGGATGCAATCTTAATCAATAGTGCATTATCCGTCTTTCTTTCATATCGTTACAGATCCGGATTATGGATGAACATCTCAGCAAAATCAGGATTGGAGACGAAATTGAAGATCACTTGCCCGTTTCTTTGTATGTATTAAATCTACATGCAAGACATGTTTAAATAGAAGACATGTGAAATCTTGAACTTGCGCTTTTATAGGCAAAGACCATCTTTGTTTGGGCCGTAGCTACAAATACTCAGATTATAGACCATTTTTTGTAAATTAAGAGCGTGTGGTATtctttctcccgttgcaacgcacggaccCTTTTGCTAGTATGAATAAAAGGGGCAATACTTCCAATAGAGAAAAAAGGTACTTCGACTTCGATGGAGAAATAATAAAATTCTAATAACGGAATTGTAAGCCGCAAAAGtcctaaggctggtcatagtgggagtaacttaactagtaacatagcgcacttcaagaaaattttgcttatgtggcaagtagttaatGAGAGGTGGTAatataatatgttactgtaacatatcGCTTTtcaagacaagatgagtctataaGTTAATAAATGAAGCCATCTATGATACTATTATTATGTTACTTTGCATTATAAAGGTagtgacactagtctaagttactccccactatgaccagcctaataTTTCACATCATGGAAGTAGAAGTTGTTGCCGAACCTGCTGGTGACCGGTTCTTTCTTCGTCTTTCTTAAACAGCGTGTACAGCCAGTTCATCAACAAACTACTATTCCCGATGAGTTTCGTGATGCACAGTCTATTGGAGGTCGTCTTTCCCCATTCCTCGTCCAACCCCTTCACATGCATGCAGTGGTCAGTGGTGTGTTCAACGGTCGCAAGGGCCGTCCGGATTCCCAAATGAGCTCACTGGTGTGATTAAACTGCTCAGCTTCTCCATGCATGCACCTAGGAAGTCGATCCGTCGAGTGTAAACACGTTCCACGCGCATTGATTCGAGTGAATGAGGCACAGTGCCATCGCTGGTTCTCTGCCATATAAACCCAAGCGCCAGCCGCCGTCCCGTCTCCGTCACTAGAGGTTTGCAGCCATCTACTTCTAAACATTGAGAAAATCTCGAGGCTTCCGCTCCATGGACGGCCCCGACAAGCTGAAGTGTGCACGCGGAGGCggcatcggcggcggcggcgttgggCATTCCGTGGACCGGCTGAGCGCCCTGCCGGACGACCTCCTGCACGCCGTCCTTTCCCGCCTCAAGGCCCGGCAGGTGGTGCGGACGTGCGTGCTGTCAACTCGGTGGAGGCACCTCTGGCGCTCCGTGCCCTGCCTCCGCATTGACCAGCTGGAACTGCATGCCGGGGTGGCCGGCAAGCGCGCCCTCATCGAGAGGCACAGCTTCAAGAACTTCGCCCACATCCTGCTGCACCGCCACAACGTTGCGCTCCTAGAAGAATTTCGGCTGCGCGTAGACTGTGGCAGCTGGGATGCTGACAGCGGCTGGGTCCGCCGCGGCATAAGTCAGGATGAGACATGGCCTTGCCGGCTCAAAAGGTTGCATCTTACCAAGGTGTATTTGGACAGTTATTCTTTCAGGCTGATTTTGGAGGCTCCTGCCCTTGCTTCCCTCCGCCTTGCCGGGCATTTTTGTAGCAATTATTCAGATGTCATGAGTCTGACGACTGTGACGAGCATGCCATCACTTGTCGATGCATCTATCTGTCTGAGGACTGTGAGAGAGTTCAATTACAACAATGAACGAAACGGCCTAATTGAGACCCAATCGTCTTTTCTCGACGAGCTATTCAATGTGACAAGTTTACATTTGTCTTGTTTTGGGGTCATGGTACGTACCTTCTCTATTTCTGCCTATCGGTATCCCCCCATTTATTCAGCTTACGTCTCCTTCGCCTATGGCCTTTCAAAATGAGAGATTGAATTATATGTGTGTTGCAGTTTCTTGTCCTTGTTGATGATGCTGCTCctcctactcctcctcctcctcctcctcctcctactactactactataaaTCAATTTAGTATGTAATATTAATTCTTTTGTACTGTCAACAGCTCTCGGATCCCGGACCTAAAATCAAAAAAGAAGAAAGGAGATAATGGAAAAGGCTCACTCATATTCCCAGGACATGGCGACTGTTGAGTGCAAGAACCTTAGGCTCACTGAAATCATATACTGGGCTGATGATGTCCACCTATTGGTCAAGtttttgttgggcatgtcgaagAATATGCCAAAAAATAAGATCGAGATCACTAAAGTTGATTAGCAATACCCTATCCATATGTCAGCTTGTCTATCGTTTGATGCCTTCCTAGTTTAGATTTCATATTGTATTGCAAGTTTGCATTTTGTTCTTTCTTTAAGTCCAAGTTGTGTCTTATGGAGTTTACGGAAGGATGTTATCTATCGTTTGCTGATTTCCCAGTTTGCATGCCGTAATATGTATAATCAGGTTTACCTTTGTTCTTTGTTGAAGTCCAAGCTTCCATTGGGACCTTCACATCTATATGATTGAAGGTCGTGTGTTATGAAGATCACGCTCTTGATTTTTCAAGCTATGTTCTGTAAATGATCTTCCTTAAGGTGATGCGTACTGACATACTCACACAATGTTGCATATACTACTGCAAATTGTTATTTTCCTGGTGGTTTAAATGATTTCGTGAGTGTATTTGGTCGGAAACTCGGGACACACAACTTTCCAGAGTGTAAAAATATACTTGGTACAGATCTATAATAGTCAATACATTAACTAAACGGGCCGGTTAAACATAGTTCACCATGTTGTAATAAGTTCTCCCTCTAGTGAAGTAGTACCACTTGTGGTTTCCCTGGGGAACCGCCTCATCACATAGAATGGCTTCGGCTTGTTTGCTACTGTGTCTAGCTCAAATGAGCTCCGCATCATGATCCTCTTCTCCAGCACTCGGGTACCCCTGCCCGTGAAACCTGTGACTTAAAGCACGGATGAGTTGAGAATCAGGGAGCGGTCGGTCACACGCTCCCCAACATCAGCTAGTGCATCGGCGAGCTGGTTCAAGCGGCGACAGTACTAGGAGATGGACATGACGCCTTGTACTGTGGCACGAAGTTCTTCCCAACATGGACAGCGCGACCGGCAGCAATGTCGCGGAAGAAAACCTACAGCTCGTGCCAGAGTTGGCAGGTTGTGTTGTTTGGTGACTGCACCAAGTCATAGAGGTCGTCGGAGATCATACCTTAGATCCAGAGGACAATAGTGATATCGTCGTTTCTCCCCACAACATTTTCGTGCAGTGTGTCAACGTCCTCCTCGATGTGGATCTGCTTCGACCTGGAACTTGGAGAGAACGAAGGCAAAACAGCTGCCGCTACTTGGAGTAGATGTTGGCGCGGATGGAGAGCTTGAAGGGAAATAGGGAATGGAGCTTGCAATGTTAATATGGTGCATCGATGGAGCAGGGACGGGAGGCGACACCACGGCGGACGACGGCGTGAGCGCTGGGAGATCTATCTTGCCGTCCTGCGTGCGTGCGACTCGGCGGCGGCCTCAGGAGCGtttcatcttcttcttttttacCAACAACACCACGACGCTGCTACGTCTCCCCTAGTGCGCTCGATCGTGGGGTTGTGTTGActcgtgcgtgtgtgcgttctgGTAAGGTAACCCATCAAGGTTTGGGCCTTCTTCTTTTCACCGAGCTGCACCCCGGCCCTGGAAAAAAGCCTACATAGCCTGTGAAAAATTTCATGCCCGGGGCCCAGCTCCGCCCCTGACCGTAGTCGTCGTCAACCGAGAAAACTTTACTTCTGAGTTTATTCTACATATCAGTTTATACATATTCATAATAGCAAAGTGAATTTTTGGTCCCTAAACTTATCATGAACTAAGGTTTTGGTTCCTAAACTTCTTTTGTGCACCCTTCATCCCTCCACTCTTAATATCTACTCCAGTATTCGTTGGTCAAACCCAGTCTTGACTTGACATGGCATATAGAGTACCAGAAACTAGAATTGTGGTGGTACAAGCCACATGCACGCATTACAACCATTACAGCCATCCCACTCCTCGTAATGGTATCCTCGTGACGTGATCCTCTCCAAATGGCGCCCAACTTTGCTTTGGCAACAATAAACGGTGCAACTACCGAGGTCCAACCTTGCTAAGCAATCCTTGTTGTTGTGGGGAGAGGAGTGTTGCTTGGAGTAGTAGATACGGTTACCCTCCACCCCACTGCGCACGTTGGTCACAGGCATGGGCATTGCCTTACAACACGCTGGACCTAGAAACAAGGCGTAGCCATCCAAGCTCATCACCTCTTCCCACCTCCTGCCGCTGTCAGAGAGCTCGAACACCTTGAAAATTGCAGAACTACCGAGGCTAATTAGCGGCCAGATCTCCACCGCTATTGCTATGTTGGAGCGCAGTTGGAAGATGTATCTTGTGCCGGGATGCGCGTGCAAGGCATCCATCTCAATGACTGGCAGGCGGAGGGGGGTGGCCACCGGATTGCCATCTTTGTCGAAGCTGATGTCAAACCAGAAAAGTTCATTGTGCGTAATGCCATATAGCTCACCGTTGACGAAGGCAATGTCCTCTAGCACCAGATGTCCATATGCAATGTACCTGCTACACCCTCGTGTCCTCCACCTTCCATTGCTCCCGACACGGCAGAGCGCAATGGAGCACTGGTTGGTCATGGCGGCGAGGATGCAGCTGCTCGAGGAAGGATCCGTGGAGCAGATGATTTTCTTGACGTGGAGAGCTCTGCCGCACCTGCGCGAGGAAGTGAGAATAGTGTCCCTCCGGATGGGCAGCGGGCACGCGCACACAATTGCGCTCTGTTGCTCAGAGAGCGGGGCCCGAGCGCCGGAGAAGAGGTTCACCAAGAGGAGCTGGTCGGAGCTGGACGCGGTGGCGATCCAACCACCGTCGTAGGATCCGACGAGCCGGTTGCCCCACGGGAACCACGGCAGCGCGATGCGCAGGGCCCTACCTTCCTCGGGGCTGTACGCCCTTGCCTCCCGGTCGCGCAAGCTGTTGCCCGTGGTCGCGAGCAGCAGCGGCAGAGCCGGCAGCCGCCGGTGCCACAACGCTGCGGCGCGCCATGTGGCGCAGACGGCGGCGAAGCGCGCCTGGTCGTAGGCTGTGGCGGATCTGAGGTAGACGGTGCCGAGGAGGTCGCCGGGGAGGTCGGCCCACCACCGTTTGACGTCGGCTCCGCCGTCCCCGGCCATCAGAGTTGACTGCTGACCAGTTCTCGATCGTGAGTTGGATATTCGGGGTGGCTCGTACGAAGGTAGTACATATATGATTGCATGCACGTAGAGGTGTCAAAGACGGTTCCGTAGCTTGTTGGGTTCTGTTACAACACGATCGAGCAAAGCAACGCGACGCGATCTCCTTGTTCGATCCGGCGTTCAAGACGTCACGCGCTCACATCAGCCTACCGGAAACGACTTTTGACCGAGTCGAACTCCCCATTAATCTGGTCGCTGCTTCTTCAACCCAAGATCCTGAAAAAGATTAGCCGATTCTGGGCATCAGCCTGGAGCGAAAACAAGTCGCACCCGGCCTAGGTGGCCCACCTGCCCGCATCATTTTTTTCTATTTGGCAAACATGTGACCTCCGTTCACACCAATTGATCGCTTGACTAATTTGGCATTATTGTCGATCATTTTTTGGCGTTGACAGGTTCACCTCACCTACTCCTAGTTTTTTTCCTCGCCATGCCCCCATCCCCGTAATACATTTTCATAATCTCAACCGATGCCGCATAAAATAACAGAAATGAAATGTCCCGAACGTTCAGAATTTGACCATGGCAAATCGAACGTTTTCGATGACAACCTTAGTGATGCGAGGATGACAAGTTTGACATGGATGGCAATTTCCCTTGAAAAAAATACACTGATCCCTGATTTACCATGCTTGCGTCACTAAAATTACCAACTGAACTTGCCATGCTCGCGTCACTAAAATTACCATTGAAAACATTCGATTTTCCATGGTCAAATCCCAAACGTTCGGGCGTTATCAACATATATAGAGTAACTTGAAATAATCTTCCACAAATCAATACTTTTCTTTCCTTGTCCTATACATATGTCCTTGAAATAAGAAAACAACATCCATTAATTTATGGAAAGTAGCATCTAACGTTGAACGAAACGATCACCTTAATCATCAAGAGTATCATCCTTTTTCGGTTTTGACTATAGCATGAGTAGAGTGGTAAATACCTCAGGCGAGGATTGTTTTATTTAGGGAAGTATCATTTATGTGGTCTCCACCTAAAATCCATCGTTCCCTTTTCATCATCTTCACATTCTGCCACATGATCCCACCCGACAACGTCGATGTGGAAAGATCCATAGGGGGAAAAAGCACACTCACGACATTTCTATTATTAATTGCCTAAGGCACTCATAATTGGTAGTGAATCGCTAAAATAAGTCTTCCCCCTTGCAACACATGGGCAATCAGCTAGTTGTTAGGAACATATACATTAGCAAAAGGAAGGAAGAAAATGAAATTGAAGGTTTAAGGAAGGAAGGAAATATTCGGTCGACCGTGTGAGTGTGTATTCTCCAGGACGAGGTGATTGTGCTGGACAATGCACATGGCCGATGTCTAGAACCTTGAACCCGCCGTCACGGCGACACCAGACCCACCCATGTATTATGTCTGGAATGCTTCATGTCGTGGActatcatcatcatcgtcatcacccTGACGCTCGCCTTTTTCCGCTACGCTCACACATCCACGGCCGTTCAAATATTGGTTGCCATTTGTTTAGTGGTGAGGATGGTGGGCATCACATTCAATTTCTTGAGTTGTGTTCATTAGCTACCAATTATGTATTCATGGGAATACCACGCGAGTAGATCCCAAGATAATTTGTTGAAGTATGAATGATGCATTTTCCGTTTTATGTCGTGAGTTGGCTTACCCTATTTTCACGGTCCAGTTCCTCCATTTTCTGTTTTATAGCGTGGTCTGTTTTATGAATGATCCACGCCATGCCGACACCAATGGAGGAATCAGATCACGCTACAATGCCACCTTTTGATGAAGGGGCCAATCCCCACCACCTCGCGTGTCGCTTACCGCCTCCCGATCACCGCCTCCTCCACGCTTGGCCACCGAGGCCGCCCCAGCCTAGGTAAGTGCTTTGCTTCCACCGGTATTGTTGGATAGATGAGAGGCGCCCCACCGCGTTGGCCAGCGGCGCCAGCCAAGAGGGCTTGGGCGGCCAAAAGGCAAGTCTGCGGCGGTTGCGCCATCCTTCACCGCATCATCGCCGGCCTCCTATATGGAGACACCCACGCCATGTTTCATGGTGATACTACCGGCCTTCTTTCACTAAACTATGTTTGATCTTCATGTTAGGTGAACCTTATGTTGCAGGACCGGCCGGCAGCATGACCGACCTCGTCTCGTGCCTGGTGTCGCAGGACGGGTCGATGGAGGCCAGTTTTGGTCGGCCTGGTGGGTCTCGGTGCTGGGGGACGCCCAGGGGTGCGAAAGGCGGGACCTTTCCGCTCGTCACTTTGGTGAGGGTACCGGCGGGCCTCAGATGAGGTGGTGTCAAGGTCTTGGATGCCGGGGTGGCGACCCTGGTGGTGGTAGCACGGTGCTCTTGGGAAGAGCCCGTGGCTTAGTGTTGCCCGGTGGCCAAGGCCGTGTGGGCGGCATGGTAGCCGGGGTGTGACGTTCGGTGGCGATGAATACTGGTCGGGGTGAAAACCTGTTCTATTTTTGGACGGACTAGCGGCGGCGAAGGCGTCGCCGCGGCTCTCATTGCCCTTCGTGTTGCTCCAGAGGAAACACTGGTCATTGGGTCAGGCGGTGGCGGTGCTTCGGTGTCGTAACCTTCCTGAAGGCACCGCCTTGGAGCACATGGTTCATCATATGTAGCTTCATCTCTTCGCGGTGGCATGTTCACGGTTGAGGCCCTCGATTGCTCATGTAGTGCTAGGGGTGGCGTTGATGTGCTCAGCGCCTATGTATTCTGTCCTGGGTGTGTGCATGTGTTCTGGTGGCCTGCGTTTGTACATGGTTGTTGATGATCATttctttatatataaagcggggcgaaagccttttttgGTAACCTTATGTTGCATGCTTGATCTCGATTTGTGATTAAATCTTTAATTTGAGAAGTGTGTATTTGAAATGATGTTGACTTGTTCAAATTAAAAATGTAATTGTTTAAATTACTACCATGTGAGTACTTTTATACTCATAGTGTTTGTACAATTATATCTGGAGGAACAGAGTGGTTTTTTAATATTGAAGATCTGTTGGAGCCTCCATCCCCAATAACCAGAAAAGTGCTATTGGGGGAGTTTGTTTGGCGAGTTGTTGGAGATGATCTGACGCAATAACATGCATGGTTCAATATACCTTGATTTATGGGTGGCTCATATTAAATATTCTATGAGATAAGAGGGGCCATCTTAAAAAAAAACTCATACTCTTTCTGTTAAACCTCTTGTAGTGGTATTATAGCActatgcatgccaactaggcaatttacTGAGGTGGCATACAATCAAATAAGAAAGAAGATGCTCAATATTATATCATGAATTCGTGATACCATATCATAATAAATGATGTGCTACTATATGTGCTTGCATGATaacaaataaaattatttatgaTACTAACATATAATACTATGCAATACAAAATTCGTATTATATACTACCATGATATACATATGCATATAGTTCAACATTGGCGACATAGGCTGCTTCCGCGACCAGAGCAGCCGCAGAGCTACGAGATGCCGCGCCATGGATCGCCGGTGCATGCGTTGCCTGCAGTGGCGTTGGAGACATGTCATCCATTTATAGTCTCTGTTCTCAACGTACGTGTAAATTCTCAATGAGTGCTAGCTGAAGTGTTTTTTTTTATGTACCTAAAGTACAGTGGATTatagaaaaaaatgttttttaTTCAATCGCTACCTAATAATGAAGGGATGAGCATTTATGCCCATCCGTCGTAACTTTTGCAGAAACCCCCTGCACTTCTTCAAAATCAACCCACGGTACTATGTTAAGTGAGAAAAAATGATTCACTTTTTTTGGAAAACCCCCTGATCTTTTAGTTAATCAACCCATCGTCCATCTAGTATTTTTGGGCAGTTTTAGTTTATTTTTTAAAATATCCATATCTTTTAAATTGTAACTCTAATTTAGATATGTTATATATGGAAATTGATGAGAAAAATGTGTACAATctaaatatgatgttattttacctgttagatattttattcaaatgagattcaaatgcttttaaaaaatattcatatCTTCTAAACCCTAACTCCAATTCtgacatgttatatatgaaaattgattagaaaaatatgtagaatcAGAATAGGATGTTGTTTTACCTGTTAAACAGTTTTATATACTATTTAGGGGAAAACCTTAATCAATAGCGCACGATTCGTCATTCTTCTGTAGCAGTGTACATCCGGATTAGAAACCAACACCTCAGCAAAATCAATTTGGACAAGAAAGAAACCATGTATAACCATGCATGCACGCCTGAAGAAAACTTCCTAGTGAAAGTTAGTTAACCCACCGTCCATCTATTATTTTTGGGAATATTTAAATGTTTATTAAAATATTCAGATCTTTTAAACCATTACTCTAATTTagacatgttatatatgaaagttgATTAGAAAAGCATGTACAATctaatatgatgttattttcctGTCAAATATTTTTTTAATGTGATTCAAATGCTTTTGAAAATATTCATATCTTCTAAACCCTAACTCCAATTTTGACTTGTTATATATGCAAATTGATTAGAAAAATGTGTAGAATATGAATATGATGTTGTTTTACCTGTTAAACTTATTGAAATACTATTTAGGGGACAACATTAACCAATAGCGCATGATTTGTTTTTCTTTCATACCGGTGTACATCCGGATTGGAAATCAACACTTCGGCAAAACCTGTTTGGAGAAGAAAGAAACCATGTATAACCACACATGCATGCCTCGGCGAAAAAGTAGATTTCTCATTTAATGTGGAGAGAAAGAAAGACACCTTAGAATTGACCACATCCAAATGTGTTGTGATTGTTTTAGCACTAAGGCCACCGTCGACAAGAGTGAGAAGGAGAATAAGCAACAACATAGATGGGATGCACGTGGACCCATTAAGGTCTTCAATCATGATTTTAGGGGCATGTGATTATTttcccgttgcaatgcacgggccgTTTTTCTATGTA
The Aegilops tauschii subsp. strangulata cultivar AL8/78 chromosome 3, Aet v6.0, whole genome shotgun sequence genome window above contains:
- the LOC109756546 gene encoding uncharacterized protein translates to MAGDGGADVKRWWADLPGDLLGTVYLRSATAYDQARFAAVCATWRAAALWHRRLPALPLLLATTGNSLRDREARAYSPEEGRALRIALPWFPWGNRLVGSYDGGWIATASSSDQLLLVNLFSGARAPLSEQQSAIVCACPLPIRRDTILTSSRRCGRALHVKKIICSTDPSSSSCILAAMTNQCSIALCRVGSNGRWRTRGCSRYIAYGHLVLEDIAFVNGELYGITHNELFWFDISFDKDGNPVATPLRLPVIEMDALHAHPGTRYIFQLRSNIAIAVEIWPLISLGSSAIFKVFELSDSGRRWEEVMSLDGYALFLGPACCKAMPMPVTNVRSGVEGNRIYYSKQHSSPHNNKDCLARLDLGSCTVYCCQSKVGRHLERITSRGYHYEEWDGCNGCNACMWLVPPQF